In Gimesia panareensis, the genomic window ATCTTACAGAAGGATATCGAAAGGCCTGTGATCGCTCAAGCAGACGAATCCCGGGTTTTTCCGGGAATTCACGGGCAGCGGTGTGGAAATAAATCGCGAAGCCTTACAGATCAGCGCTGATAGATGGGCAGGTACTGGTATTCGACCGCCAGGGCCAGCACTGCCAGCGATGTGGCGTAGACTTTGCCCGCTTCCTTCTCACTCCCTTTGGTGGCCAGCCAGCTGCCGTCATGTTTCTGCATTTCCAGCAGCTGGGGAACGATGGCATCCCGGGTCTTACGCCAGTATTCGCCCCCCATCTGAAACATGCCGACACTGCAGTAATAAGCACCGTAGAAGTAGTAGAACTCATCGGGATGCAGGGGCCGTTGTACAAGATAGTCGCCCGCTTCGAGGGCATCCTTGGTGTGATGCTGGCCGCAGATCTCCAGTGCGAGGATGCCGGTCCCCGTTCGCGTTGCACTGGGGGCGCCGCCGGGCTGGTAGGCGAATCCCACGTTATTGCGTCCGCGGCAGTGGCGGACATAGGCAACCGCTTTGTCGATCTGGTCTGCTGAGATATCACAGCCAATGTTCTTGGCAGCCCGCAGTGCCAGCAGCTGCCAGCCGGTCACACTCAGGTCGCTGTCTTTACTGGTCTGGTTATACCGCCAGCCCCCCGCGTTCCGTTTGTCTTTGGGGACGTTCTGCGCCGCGATGATCAGCTTGATCGCCCGCTCCAGCACTTCGCGGCATTTTTTCTCGCGCTCACCTTTCAGCATGCCGGCCACTTCAGCCAGCATCAGCGTACTGATTCCGTGGCTGTACATCGGGCCGTGACTTTTGTGGTGCACGACCAGTCCGTTATCCGCCTGATGTGCGAGCACCCAGTCGATCCCTCTGTTGATCTGGTCACCGTAGGGGCCCTCTTCGGGCACATAGCCGGCAGCCATGAACGCCATGATTGCCAGTGAGGTCGCTGCCGTTGATTCACCATACGAGTTGAACGACCACGCACCGGAAGGCTGCTGTGACTTCGACAGAAACTGAACCGCCTGCTGGATGCTGTCGTCGACCCTCTTCTTCTGTGCGTCCAGTTCCTGGGCCCGGCAGAGAGCAGGGGAGAGTAGCAGCAGCAATCCCAGCGTAGATGTGATCAACCTGCGTGACATTGATTCTTCCTGTGATTGAAATCAAATCCGTTGCTTATTCGCTGTCAGGCTTCGATTTGGCGATGGCTTCAAAATAGTGTTTGATCAGACGCGCGTATTCCGGATCAGTTCTGCTCCGCGAGCCCTGCAGAATTTCGGTATCCAGCTGGCCGGGCAGTTCACCCCAGTTGCGATTCGACATGGCCTTCAGTTGCATCTCCAGCTTGCTGAAGTCCACGTTCGTGCGGGCACCGCCCCCTTCGCTTTCCCCCTGGCCCTTACCGGGCGCCATATTGCGGGAAGCGGTCTGAGACTGTTGTCCCTTGCCGGGGTCAGAACCCTGCTGCGCTTTCGATTTCAGCTCGGTTGCTGCCTGGGACAGGGATTCCGCTGCCTGCTTAAGCGATTCGGCAGCCTGTTGTTGTGCAGACTGTTTGCCGGACTTTCCTGATTCAGACTGCTGACTCTGGCTTTTCCCATTCTGAGCGAGTTGATCTTCCATGGACTGACCATTCTTGCCCGATTGGGAATCTCCCTGAGATTGCTGCTGCTCGCCCGATTCGGTCGCCTGCTGTTTCTGATCAGCAGGATTGGACGAATCCGGTTTCTGTTCCCCCTGCTGATTACCCGACTGCTGTTTCTCATTTTGTGCCAGGAGCTGATCCAGGGCGCTCTTGAACTCGGGATTCTTCTCCAGCTGCTGTTGTGCCTGGCGGAGTTGCTGGGCAGCATCGGTGACCTGGTTGCCGACCTTTTCGGGAACCGGCGAATCATTGGCCTGCTGCGGACGGGACTGTTGTGCCTGTTGGGCTGCCGCCTGGAGTGCCTGGGCGGCCTGCTGGGCCTGTTGCGCTGCCTGTGCCAGATTCTCCTGTTGCAGGTCGTCGACCGCTTTTTGCATGGACTGGCCGGCCTGTTCGGTTTGCTTACGACTCTGATCTGCCTGCTGGCTCTCTTTTTCCAGTCCAATCGGATCGGTTTCCAGTTTGCGGGACGTTTCCGAAAACTGGCGTGTCAATTCCTGAGTCTGTTGTGCCAGCGTCTGCTGCGAATTTTTGATGGCTGCCTGCCGGTTCTCTTCCGAGTTGGAAGCTTCCGCCAGTTTGTCAGCCACTTTACTCTGTAGTTGAGCCATGCGTTCGGCTTCTTCCAGGAAGTTATCCCGCTCGGTCTGTTGTTCCTTTGCTTTTTGAGCCAGCTGTGCCTCCTTGATTTCGTCAGCGATTTGTGCGGCACGATTGGCAGCCTGACTGGCTTCGTGGAATCGGCCTGCGTTCGCCTGCTGTTCTGCCTGAATCGCTTCCCGTGCCATCTGGGCTGCCTGCTTCGTCGATTCCGATTCGGGACCAAATTTTTGTGCCGTCTCCAGCAGGAAGTTCGCGGCGGCATCTGCCAGGTTCTGTTGCTGCTGTTGCAGAGCTCGCATCGCTTCCTGAGCCGCTGCATTTGCCTTGGCCCGCGAAGGTTCGTTGCTCATATTTGCTTCTGCGGGCTGGCTGTTTTGGGCCGGCTGCGCGTTGGCTGCGGTTGTCGCTGCGTTCTGGGGCGCATCACTGTTGGCAGGCGGTGGTGCCTGAGCGGGAGCAGCAGCCTGCGCGGGTGCGGCATCGTTACCCTGAGGAGCCGCGGGTTCGGGGGCCTGTGCATCACGGGGCAGGGGGCGTCCTGCAGAGACCGGGGCCTGCTGCTGCATGGCTTCTGCCAGCTGCTGTTGCGGTTCGACCAGTTGCGACGCCTGGGTGACCAGCGAATCGAGTTGCTTCAACTGGAAGTTGCGGGCAGCATCCACCAGTTCCGGTCTCCGCTCCAGCAGGTCATCCAGATCTTTGGTGAGGCGGGACTGGCGGTGTTTCAGTTCGGCCTGTTCGTTGGACAGCTCCTGCTGCATTTCCGGAGTCAGTTTCAACTGCTGATGCGGATCGTTCTGTTTCTCGGGAGTTTTATTGTCCGCCTGCTGCGCGTCCTGTGGTTTCTGCATCTGCTGTTTGACGGATTCGACTTTCTCATTGAAGGCCAGCATGTCATTGGCCAGGTGGTCTGTCTCTTCTGCCAGGCGATCCAGATTATGCAGGTCGTTCTCCAGTTCCACCAGCTTTTCATACTGACGGACCAGATCGTCGATTTTCTTCTCGGTCTGATCCATGGCCGCCGGTACCGGTTTCAGTTCCTGTTGTGCCTGTGGCAGATTCTCGGCAGCAGCAGCGGATTTCAGCGTGTCATGATTTTTTACGAAGTCGGTCCGGGCGAGGTTCTGCGTCTGCTCTGCCAGTTTCTGATAGAGCGGCAGTTCCAGAAATTCATTGGCCACGGTTTCCAGCTGCTGGGCCAGCTTGCGTTCCTGCTTCGTCAGTTCCTGAAGGCTCTCCTGATCGGCGGGGGACAGTTCCTGTTTCTTTTTCTGTTCCTCCAGGGCGGCAATCTGTTTTTCCACCTGCGCGTGATGTGTCTTGAACTCCTGCTGAATCTTCCGCAACTCGTCCCGCAGTTTCTGCTGGCGGGCAATCACGCCTGCCGAGAGCTGCTGTTCTGCATTCTTATCGATGCCAAACACGCGTGGTGTCGACCAGACCACATTCGGCTCCGGTATCTCACGATTGTCCGCAGCCTTGATGCGATAGGTGTAAATATCTCCCTGATCGGCTTTCAGATCGGGTAGATTAATTTTGAATTCAAAGTCCACCGTGGAACTTCCCAGCTTTTCAGCGGGGACCTTGATCACGGTTTCTTTCTCATCCAGTTTCTGAATGTGTACTTCCAGTTCATTCACTGCATAGTCATCCAGAGCTTTAACGGGAATGGAAAGTGTCTCTTTCGGTTTAAAAAACTCCGGCTGATTGTAGAGCGAAAGTTCGATCTCCGGTGCCCGGTCCTGTGTGACTTTCACGAGGTGCTCAGATGTCTGATTTTTCAGCGCGCCTGCTTTGCTGTGAAATTCGATGTGGAAGACGAAACTGTTCTTCCCCACCGGTAGATCGAGTTGTGCGGTCAGCTGATCCTCACCGATGCTCAGGGGCAGCGTCTCAACGGGCGGACGTTCATTGGCCCCTGCACCGGACGTGTAATACTGGTAGAACAGTGTTGCTTCACCGATCGGTCGGTCAAAGGTCAGCTGCAGTGCGATCTGACTCTGCTCCAGCGCACGAATTTCACTGGGGAGGACCGTCATTTCCTCAGCAGCCTGTCCGGTATAGCGCGGCGGGGTGACCACCAGCTTTGTATCAATGATTGAGGGAGGCTCCGCGACCTGGATCGCATATTGTTTTGTGCGGCTGCGTCCGCTGGAAATCGAATAAGTAAATCCGCTCAGCAGGCGCGAAAACTGGGTTGTGTAGTGCCCCGCTTCCTGATCGAGATCCATGCGGCGGGTGAAAGGCTGTCCTTCCGCATCTTCCCAGGCGATCCAGACTTCATCGATGGTTCCCGGTTCTTTGGTATGCCAGTGCGGCGTGGCGATGATCTGCAGGTCTTCGCCCCGGGCTACGGTGGCATCTCCCGGCTCGACTTCGAAATACAGCGAACTGACCGTCGCGAAATTTCCCCAGGGAACCATACTGCGTGAAAGCAGCAGGCGATAGGCGTCCGGCCAGAACAGCAGCGGCGTCAGGAAAATGATCATCGCAATCCCGGCACTCATGATAAACCGCATGGCGCGGTCCGAGGGAACCGAGTCGGTGATGTTGAAGTTCGTCAGCGAAGCGATCGTTTCCCGTGCCAGGCGTTCCCGCATCACGACCGAACTGGTGTCGTCGTGGGCGACTGAAAGTTCCAGAACGGAGGTCAGCCGCTCGTTGAGAGAGGACTGAGATTCCTCCACAATCGCCGCCAGTTCAATAGGGGTTCGTTTGTGAAAGACCCGTCGCAGCATACCAAACCAGAGGCAGCCAATCAGCACCGTTAAGGAAAAAGAAGTCAGCGCGATGCGGGCCACATTGCTCAGCGAAAAGACGAAATCGAGACTGATCTGCATGGTCACCAGGCAAATCAGCACCAGAACCACAAAACCCAGTCCCCGCAGTAACGCCAGGGAGCGGATACGCCGGTCCAGTTGACCTAACTGCCGTTTGAGTTCATTGACGAATTGATCTAACTGTCCATCCATAGTCGTTCTCTGAGGGAAGTAATGATCTAGTCAGGGTTTGCGAACCGTCAGTGCCGCCCGGAAATCGATGACCCGGGTAGGGAACCGGATTTCAAGCGGGAACGGAACTCCTGATATTGTAACAAGAATTTCCCTGAAAGAGGGATGAAAAAAGGGGCGGAACCCCAAAATCTTTCAAGGCAGGCCGTTCAGCTTACGGATGGCCCATTCGACAGTCAGGACCCCCATGATCAGTACCAGAATCAGCCAGTGATCCCAGAGTGAGACTTCGTCCTGATTGGAGATCTCCTGGTTCAGGTTGGGGATCAGCTCCAGCAGCTCGTCGATGGTGCCAGGCGTGAGCAGTTTCCCCCCACTGGATTCGGCCATCTCGGTGAGTAATTGGGGATTGGACGCCAGATTGCCCAGTTCGATTGTTTTGACTTCATGTACGAACAGAGGCGTTACAATTTCCTTATCGCCCGGTTGTTGCGTGGACGGTTTCAACTTGAGTTCATATTCACCCGGATCCAGGGCCGGTAGATTTCCTTCCTGCAACTGGGGCTGGTTTTTCTGCGTCTGCAGTTCAAAGGAAGCAACCACCTGATCCGGCTCGGCAGCTCTGACGATCTCCACCGTCGATTTGACGTCCGGATTCTGCTGCAGATAGTCCTGGGTCCAGCGCGCTGTCGCAGTCGCGATTTCTCCCGCGTCGATATCCGTTTTATTCAGACTGAATTTGACGTACTCATTACCTGCTGAAGCTTTATTACGTGCCGCCCAGCGCGCCATTTGCCCCCAGAAGCGATGGTGGTAGCGATCACCCACCCGGAATCGCCAGCGCCAGGTACTGTCGATTCCGACCCAGATGACCTGCCCCGCACCATACTGCCGGTACACAATCACGCCATCCCGCTTTTCGTTCAATGGGGCGTCAAAGGGAGAAATTCCATACGCGAGCACAGACGCGCCCGGTTTCAACGTCCCCTGTAAAAACCAGAGGTGCCCGGGTAAGTGCTGCCAGATGTCTCGGTTGATATCCGGCGTCGCATCGAACTGGAACAACGGCTCCAGTTCACCCTCGGGGGTCAGAGCCAGGTGCATCCCCCGCTCGCCGGGGGGCACTTTGAAATTCGCCTGGTTCCAGTCGACAGCTTCCAGATCCTTCACCGGCAGTAATTCGTCGAGGGTTTTCGATCGATGCTTCAGCGGCATATATTGTTTTCCCGCCAGCAGGACCAGGGTTCCTCCCTGATCGCCGACGAAGGTCTGGATCTGTTTCCAGAGATCTTCCTTGACATGTTCGGGAGAGACGTCGCCAATGATAATCAGGTCTTTGTCCGCGAACGGTTTCGGTTTTTCCTTGTTCTCGGCAGCTGCCTGGTTTTCGTTCTGTTTTGCCTGCGGCGCATTGATCGGGAGTTGATTCGGGAAGAAGGGTCGCGGCAGCAGACCCATGTAAGGCTGCTCAAACAGGACCTGCTGCAGGTCAATCCGCTTGTCCCGTTCCAGTGCGTTGTGCAGGAAACGGAATTCCCAGCGTGCGGTTTCTTCCACCAGCAGAACATGTGATTTGTCATCGACGAAGTTGATCGCGAATGTTTTTTCGTTGTTATCCTCGCGCGTTTCACCCGGGAGAATGTCCGTCTCCAGCCGGTATTCCTGGCGGCCCTGTTGATCAGACTCGATTTCGAATTCCAGTAATTTACTCACTCCGGTCGACTTGAAACGTTTGACCGCCAGTTCCTGGTCTCCCTGCATCAAGGCGACACGGACCTCCTGGCTATCATAACCACTGGTGCCGATCCGGGCTTTGAGTAACGGCTTGTCCTCTTTGAATGCGGTCTGCGGATAATCGAGGGCTGAGACCGAGATGTCTTTGGGTTGATTGGCCGATCCCAGCAGCACCGGATAGACGGGGACTTTCATCTGTCCCAGTTGTTCCGCGGTGGAGACCGGATCCAACTGGCTGTTGTCGCGGCCGTCGGTGAGCAGGACGTAACCCGAGATGGGGGAAGTTCCGGTTTCCGATCCACTGCCGGCTGCTTTTAATGCCTGCGACAGATTAGACAGTTCCATATGGACCTGATCGGGGACTTCCGTCAGAGGTTCCTCGAGCGTCGTCTGTTCCGCAGGTACCGCATCGCCGGCAAACAGGACCAGGTCAATATCACCCCGCTCTTTCAGCTTTTCCAGAATCGGATTCGCCGGATTCGTCAACAGTTTTTGGGCAATCTCTTTACGTGACATCTGGTCGATTTCTTCGAAAATCGTTTCCAGATTCTGCTTTCGACTCTCCGCCAGCTGCGCCCGTTTTTCCGGGTTCGCCGTTTCGCTCTCTTCGACCCATGCCGGTTCTTCACCGGCCGCATATGCGGCTTCCCAGCGGTCCAGCCGCGCGTTGATCTGGTCGTTGCCGATCATTTTCAACGCCCGCGCCAGTTGCAGTTTTTCCAGTTTGCTCGCATGCCGGTCCTGTGTATTCATACTGTCCGAGACGTCCAGAGCGACAATCAGCCGCCCCGTCTTTTCCGTATTGAATGACCAGGTGAGAACCGGCTCCAGGAAGGTGAGCAGAATCAGCACCAGGGCCGTCACGCGGAGGGCGATCAGGACATTGCCGATCTTGTGCGAGACCAGTCGTCGCTCGTAGCGGAACAGCAGAATGATGCTGACCAGTACGATCAGCACCGCGCAGACGCTGACCACGGTCCACCCGCTCCATTCGAGACTGTTGAACTGGAAATGCTTTTCCATCATTACGGCAACGTTCCACTCAGCAGAAAACAGGACATCATTTATTCTCTTCAGGGAGTGACACATGCCCCCCCTGAACCAGGCGACGGGTCAGAAACAGTTCTCCGACCATCAGCAACAGAAAGATCAGTAACAGAAAACGCCAGAACTCGGTCTCAGACACGTCGGAAAACATGCCCTGTTTGAGTTCGTCCAGCGTTTTGAAAAAAGTAAAATGATACGTTTCCGTCAGTGATTTCTGCTCCGCCTCTGAAAGCGGGGTCAGGTTCGATTCACTGCGGTCAAAGTTCACCACAAACCGATCGGGTCTGAGCTCGGGATTCTTGTCTGATTTCGGATTCAACTGATAGATGCCAGGCAGGGACGTATTGGTGCATTGAAACGTCGCGCCATTGACTGCCGGATCAATCGTGCCTACTGCCGGTTTTTCATTGGGATCC contains:
- a CDS encoding vWA domain-containing protein, giving the protein MMEKHFQFNSLEWSGWTVVSVCAVLIVLVSIILLFRYERRLVSHKIGNVLIALRVTALVLILLTFLEPVLTWSFNTEKTGRLIVALDVSDSMNTQDRHASKLEKLQLARALKMIGNDQINARLDRWEAAYAAGEEPAWVEESETANPEKRAQLAESRKQNLETIFEEIDQMSRKEIAQKLLTNPANPILEKLKERGDIDLVLFAGDAVPAEQTTLEEPLTEVPDQVHMELSNLSQALKAAGSGSETGTSPISGYVLLTDGRDNSQLDPVSTAEQLGQMKVPVYPVLLGSANQPKDISVSALDYPQTAFKEDKPLLKARIGTSGYDSQEVRVALMQGDQELAVKRFKSTGVSKLLEFEIESDQQGRQEYRLETDILPGETREDNNEKTFAINFVDDKSHVLLVEETARWEFRFLHNALERDKRIDLQQVLFEQPYMGLLPRPFFPNQLPINAPQAKQNENQAAAENKEKPKPFADKDLIIIGDVSPEHVKEDLWKQIQTFVGDQGGTLVLLAGKQYMPLKHRSKTLDELLPVKDLEAVDWNQANFKVPPGERGMHLALTPEGELEPLFQFDATPDINRDIWQHLPGHLWFLQGTLKPGASVLAYGISPFDAPLNEKRDGVIVYRQYGAGQVIWVGIDSTWRWRFRVGDRYHHRFWGQMARWAARNKASAGNEYVKFSLNKTDIDAGEIATATARWTQDYLQQNPDVKSTVEIVRAAEPDQVVASFELQTQKNQPQLQEGNLPALDPGEYELKLKPSTQQPGDKEIVTPLFVHEVKTIELGNLASNPQLLTEMAESSGGKLLTPGTIDELLELIPNLNQEISNQDEVSLWDHWLILVLIMGVLTVEWAIRKLNGLP
- a CDS encoding prenyltransferase/squalene oxidase repeat-containing protein, with translation MSRRLITSTLGLLLLLSPALCRAQELDAQKKRVDDSIQQAVQFLSKSQQPSGAWSFNSYGESTAATSLAIMAFMAAGYVPEEGPYGDQINRGIDWVLAHQADNGLVVHHKSHGPMYSHGISTLMLAEVAGMLKGEREKKCREVLERAIKLIIAAQNVPKDKRNAGGWRYNQTSKDSDLSVTGWQLLALRAAKNIGCDISADQIDKAVAYVRHCRGRNNVGFAYQPGGAPSATRTGTGILALEICGQHHTKDALEAGDYLVQRPLHPDEFYYFYGAYYCSVGMFQMGGEYWRKTRDAIVPQLLEMQKHDGSWLATKGSEKEAGKVYATSLAVLALAVEYQYLPIYQR
- a CDS encoding DUF4175 family protein — protein: MDGQLDQFVNELKRQLGQLDRRIRSLALLRGLGFVVLVLICLVTMQISLDFVFSLSNVARIALTSFSLTVLIGCLWFGMLRRVFHKRTPIELAAIVEESQSSLNERLTSVLELSVAHDDTSSVVMRERLARETIASLTNFNITDSVPSDRAMRFIMSAGIAMIIFLTPLLFWPDAYRLLLSRSMVPWGNFATVSSLYFEVEPGDATVARGEDLQIIATPHWHTKEPGTIDEVWIAWEDAEGQPFTRRMDLDQEAGHYTTQFSRLLSGFTYSISSGRSRTKQYAIQVAEPPSIIDTKLVVTPPRYTGQAAEEMTVLPSEIRALEQSQIALQLTFDRPIGEATLFYQYYTSGAGANERPPVETLPLSIGEDQLTAQLDLPVGKNSFVFHIEFHSKAGALKNQTSEHLVKVTQDRAPEIELSLYNQPEFFKPKETLSIPVKALDDYAVNELEVHIQKLDEKETVIKVPAEKLGSSTVDFEFKINLPDLKADQGDIYTYRIKAADNREIPEPNVVWSTPRVFGIDKNAEQQLSAGVIARQQKLRDELRKIQQEFKTHHAQVEKQIAALEEQKKKQELSPADQESLQELTKQERKLAQQLETVANEFLELPLYQKLAEQTQNLARTDFVKNHDTLKSAAAAENLPQAQQELKPVPAAMDQTEKKIDDLVRQYEKLVELENDLHNLDRLAEETDHLANDMLAFNEKVESVKQQMQKPQDAQQADNKTPEKQNDPHQQLKLTPEMQQELSNEQAELKHRQSRLTKDLDDLLERRPELVDAARNFQLKQLDSLVTQASQLVEPQQQLAEAMQQQAPVSAGRPLPRDAQAPEPAAPQGNDAAPAQAAAPAQAPPPANSDAPQNAATTAANAQPAQNSQPAEANMSNEPSRAKANAAAQEAMRALQQQQQNLADAAANFLLETAQKFGPESESTKQAAQMAREAIQAEQQANAGRFHEASQAANRAAQIADEIKEAQLAQKAKEQQTERDNFLEEAERMAQLQSKVADKLAEASNSEENRQAAIKNSQQTLAQQTQELTRQFSETSRKLETDPIGLEKESQQADQSRKQTEQAGQSMQKAVDDLQQENLAQAAQQAQQAAQALQAAAQQAQQSRPQQANDSPVPEKVGNQVTDAAQQLRQAQQQLEKNPEFKSALDQLLAQNEKQQSGNQQGEQKPDSSNPADQKQQATESGEQQQSQGDSQSGKNGQSMEDQLAQNGKSQSQQSESGKSGKQSAQQQAAESLKQAAESLSQAATELKSKAQQGSDPGKGQQSQTASRNMAPGKGQGESEGGGARTNVDFSKLEMQLKAMSNRNWGELPGQLDTEILQGSRSRTDPEYARLIKHYFEAIAKSKPDSE